The DNA sequence CCGGGCAGGAACAGCGCCGCCAGCAGGGCTCCGGCCACGCCGAGCCCGGCGCAGACCCACAGCGTCACCGCCATGCCGCCGGTGAACGCCGTCCGCGCGGACTCGGCGAGCCCCGGCAGGTGGAGCTCCCCCGCGACGGCGACCGCGGCGGACGCGCTGCCCCGCGCCGCGTCGGCCACCGGCGCGGGCAGGCCCGCCACCCCGACGCCGTCGCGGTAGGCGCCGTTGAGCACCGTGCCCAGCACCGCGACGCCGATGGTGCCGCCGACCTGGCGCAGCACCTGGATCAGCGCCGAGCCGGCCCCCGACCGGCCCTCGGTGAGCGCGCCCATCGCCATCGACATCAGCGGCGGCAGCGTGCACCCGGTGCCGAGGCCGATGACGACCTCCCAGCCGACCGTGCCGCCGTAGCCGTCCGACGGCGAGGTCGCCGAACCCCACGCCAGGCCGGCCGCGAGCAGCAGGAACCCGCCGGTGACGACCACGCGCACGCCCAGCGCGGCGACCAGCCGCTCGGCGATCTTGGCCGAGACCAGCATCCCGCCGATCAGCGGCAGGAGCCGCAGCCCGGTCTGCAGCGCGTCGGCGCCCTGCACCGCCTGGAACAGCTGCGGGAGCACGAACATCAGGCCCATCAGGGCGAAGGACGCCATCGTGGCGAGCACCGCGCCCCAGACGAACCGCGGTTCGCGGAACAGCGCGAGGTCGGTGAGCGGCGCGGCCACCCGCGTCTGGATCCGGCAGAACACCGCGACGAGCGCGACGCCCAGCGCGATCAGGCCGTACGTCACCGGGTCGGTCCAGCCGTGCTCGCCGGCGTGGACGAAGCCGTAGGTGAGCGCGACCAGCCCGGCGGCCGAGAGGGCGATGCCCGCGAGGTCGACGCGGCCCTCGCCCGACCCCGGCGTGAGCGGCACGAGGAACAGCACCGCCGCCACGCCGACCGCGGCCAGCGGGACGTTGATGAGGAACACCGAGCCCCACGCGAAGTGGTCTAGCAGCCAGCCGCCGAGCAGCGGCCCGAGCGGGATGCCGGCGAACGTCGCCATCACCCACGTCGTGAGCGCCTTCGCGCGCTCTTCCGGCGGGAAGAGGGTGTTCAGCAGCGAGAGCGACAGCGGGATGAGGAACGCGGCACCGACGCCGAGCACGACCCGCGCGGCGACCAGCGTGCCCGGCGAACCGGCGTAGGCGCACCCCAGCGAAGCCAAGCCGAACAGGGTGAGCGCGCCGAGCAGGAGCTTCTTCGGGCCGAAGCGGTCGCCGAGCAGGCCGGCCGGGAGCAGGAGCGCGGCGAGCGCCAGCGTGTAGGCGTTGCCGAACCACTGCAGCTGCGTCGTCGTGGCGCCGAGGTCCACGGCCAGGGTCGGCACGGCGACGTTGAGCACGGTCAGGTCGAGGCCGACGGTCAGCAGGCTCACCGCGAGCGCGCCGAGCGCCCACCACCTGCGTGGATAGAGCTGAGTCATAGCGACCCCCAATTGATAGTTACTACCAAGTGAGAGTAGCTCTCAAATTTATCGAGCACCAGGGGCGAAATTTTGTTGCACGCGCGTACCAGGTTGGGTTCTCATCGAGGACGTGCCACTGCAGCCCTACCGCCGGGTCCTCGCCGTTCCCCACGTCCGCTCGACCATGGCCCTGATGTTCCTGGCGCGGCTGCCGATGACCATGAACGGCGTGATGATGACGCTGTACATCGTCACCGGGCTCGGCCGCGGCTACGGTGCCGCCGGGCTGGTCGGCGCCGGCGTGACCCTCGGGATGGCCCTCGGCGCGCCGCTGCTCGGCCGGTTCCTCGACCGGTACGGGCTGCGCCCGGTCGTCGCGGTCTGCGGGATCGCCACGACGGCGTTCTGGGTCGCCGCGCCGCACCTGCCCTACGCGGCGCTCGCCGCGGTCGCGGTCCCGGCCGGCGCGCTCTCGGTGCCGGCCGGCTCGCTGGCCCGGCAGGTCCTGGCGGCGCTCGTCCCGGTGTCGGAGCGGCGGGCGGCGTACTCGCTGGACACGATCTCGATCGAAGTGACGTTCATGATCGGCCCGGCGGCCGGGATCGCGGCGATGACGTCGCTCGCGCCGACGTTCACGCTCAGCGCGCTCGGCGTGCTGTTCGGCGGCACGGCGTTCCTGATCTGGCTGGTCGACCCGCCGATCCGCGACGACCGCGAGCCGATCGTCGACGGCGTCCGGCCGAAGCTGCGCACCTGGCTGTCCTGGCAGCTGGTGGCCACCCTGATGATCGCCGGCGGCGCGTTGTTCGTGCTGGTCGGCACCGAGCTGGCGACCCTGGCGGCACTGCGCGCGAACGGCGACATCGGCGTGACCGGCCTGGTCATCGCGGTGATGTGCGCGGCGTCGATCCTCGGCGGCGTCGTCCACGGCGCGGTCAAGCGGTCGCTGCCGCAGGGCGTGCTGATGCTCCTGATGGCGCTGCTGGTGGTGCCGGTCGGGCTGGCCGACCAGCCGTGGTGGCTGCTGATGCTGGTGCTGATCCCGACGAACCTGCTGTGCGCCCCGACCCTGGCGGCGACCACGGAGACGGTCAGCAAGATCGCCCCGCCCCGGGTGCGCGGCGAGGCGATGGGGCTGCAGGACGCGTCGACCCGGCTCGGCCTGGCACTGGGCAGCCCGTTCGTCGGCTTCGCGATCGACCACTCGAGCCCGGCGTGGGGCTTCGCGGCGGCCGGTCTGGGCGGCCTGGTGATCGCGGCGGCGGGCCTGTTCCACCGCCACTCCCGCACCCACGAACCGGCGGCCGACCCGGTCCCGGCGATGGCGGAGAGCTAGCCGCGCCGCTGCCGGCGATCAGCCGCAGGCCGCGAGCTCCTGTCCGCGCGCCGGTTCCGAGGTCGCGAATGACTCATTCGGGACACCAGAGGTCGCGAATGAGTCATTCGCGACCTCCGGACCGAGCCACAAGCGGAGCCCCGGCCACCGCGGCGGCCCTGGCAATGGCCGAAAGCCGGTCAGCCGCAGGCCGCGCGGAGGGCGTCGAGCTTCGTGACGTTGCGCTGGACCCACTGGGCCACGACCCCGGCGTCCTCGATGCGTTCCTTCTGCACCTCGACGTACGAGCCGGCCATGCCGAGCAGCGCGTTCTTCACGTCCTGGTCCTGGACGTTCGCCGCCAGCTCGCGAAGCCGCTTCTCCTTGTCCGCGGCACGCGCCTTGAGCTTGTCCGGGTCGACCAGCGGGTTCAGGTCCGCGAGCCCGAGCGCCTCCGTGCACGCGCTCACCTTGTCCGCGGTCTTCGAACCCTGGTCGACCGCGTCGCTGACCTCGGCACAGCCGCTCAGCAGCAGCGCACTCGCGGCCAGCAGCGCGGCCGTCGTTCCACCCCTCGTCATGGCGCCAAGGTACCGGTCAGCCCTTGACGCAGACCACCTGCTTGAGGTGCGCGACCACCTCGACCAGGTCCGTCTGCGCCCGGATCACCGAATCGATGTCCTTGTACGCCGCCGGGATCTCGTCGACCACGCCGGAGTCCTTGCGGCACTCGACGCCGGCCGTCTGGGTCGCGAGGTCGTCGGCGGTGAACAGCTTCTTGGCCTTGGTGCGGGACATCCGGCGGCCGGCGCCGTGCGACGCCGACTGGAACGACGAGTCGTTCCCGAGCCCGCGGACGATGTACGAACCGGTCCCCATGCTGCCCGGGATGATCCCGAGGTCACCCGAGCCGGCGCGGATCGCGCCCTTGTGGGTGACGAGCAGCTCGACACCGTCGTACGTCTCCTCCGAGACGTAGTTGTGGTGGCAGGAGATGGCGTCGTCGAACGTCGTCTGCGGCACGACGTCCTTCAGCGCCTGCTTCACCAACGCGACCATCGTGGCGCGGTTGCGCGCCGCGTAGTCCTGCGCCCAGAACAGGTCGCGCCGGTACGCCCGCATCTCCGGCGTGCCCGCGACGAACACGGCGAGGTCGCGGTCCGGCAGGTCGGCGTTGTGCGGCAGCTTGCGCGCGACCGCCATGTGCCGCTCGGCCAGCTCCTTGCCGATGTTGCGCGAACCCGAGTGCAGCATCAGCCAGACCCGGCCGTCGTCGTCGAGGCAGACCTCGATGAAGTGGTTCCCGCCCCCGAGGCTCCCGATCTGCCGCGCGGCCCGGTCGTGCAGCTCCTGGACGCCCTCGTGCAGCTCGCCGAAGCCCGTCCAGAACGAGTCCCAGCCGCCGACGCCGTGCACCTTCGCGGGGTTAACGGGCGTCTGGTGCAGCCCGAACCCCACCGGCACGGCGCTTTCGATGCGACGGCGCAGCTTCCCGAGGTCGTCGGGCAGGTCGGCGGCGGTCAGCGACGTCCGCACGGCGCTCATCCCGCACCCGATGTCCACCCCGACGGCGGCGGGCGAGACGGCGTCGCGCATGGCGATGACGCTGCCGACGGTCGCCTCCTTGCCGTAGTGCACGTCCGGCATCACGGCGACCCCGTGCACCCACGGCAGGTTGGCGACGTTGTGCAGCTGCCGCATGGCCTGCTCTTCGACCGACGCGGGGTCGGCCCACATCCGGATCGGGACGCGGGCGCCGTCGACAGCGGTGTACATGATTTCCTCCCCTTGACTTGCTTGCGGTGCACAGGATCCCCCGGCCACCGGCAAAACACCAACGCGATTTCTTCGTGAGCAAAAAGAAATCCGGCCGACGCGATCGGTCCGGCAGAATGAGCCGACCGTCCGGAAGGGACGGTGTGGGGGAGGAATCGTGAAGACGTCGTGGCGTGCGCTCGTCGCCGTCCTGTTGCTGGCCGGGTTCCCGGTTCTCGTGCTGCTGGTCGTCGGCGGCTTCGCCGCTGCCGAGTACTACGCCTTCCAGCACTCCGGGCTGCTGGCGATCAAGCTCGGCATCGTCGCGGTCCCGGTGTCGTTCGCACTGCTCAAGGCTCTGTTCGCGATCGAGCGGACCCGCGGTGACGACCTGCCGGGCCTGCCGGTGACGCCGGCGGACCAGCCCGGGCTGTGGGCGCTCGTGCGGGAGCTCGCCGACACCGTCGGCACCCGGCCGCCGGACGCGATCTCGCTGATCGCCGACGTCAACGCCGGGGTTCGCGAACGGACCGGCTGGCTCGGGCTGCGGGTGCGCCGCCGCGAGATGTTCATCGGAGCGCAGCTGCTCGCGGGCCTGCGCCACGACCAGCTGCGCGCCCTGCTCGGGCACGAGCTGGCGCACTACACCAACCGCGACACCCGGCTGGCCGGGCTGACCTACCGCGGCCGCCGGTCGATCGAGAAAGCGCTGACCGG is a window from the Amycolatopsis sp. cg9 genome containing:
- a CDS encoding DHA2 family efflux MFS transporter permease subunit, with amino-acid sequence MTQLYPRRWWALGALAVSLLTVGLDLTVLNVAVPTLAVDLGATTTQLQWFGNAYTLALAALLLPAGLLGDRFGPKKLLLGALTLFGLASLGCAYAGSPGTLVAARVVLGVGAAFLIPLSLSLLNTLFPPEERAKALTTWVMATFAGIPLGPLLGGWLLDHFAWGSVFLINVPLAAVGVAAVLFLVPLTPGSGEGRVDLAGIALSAAGLVALTYGFVHAGEHGWTDPVTYGLIALGVALVAVFCRIQTRVAAPLTDLALFREPRFVWGAVLATMASFALMGLMFVLPQLFQAVQGADALQTGLRLLPLIGGMLVSAKIAERLVAALGVRVVVTGGFLLLAAGLAWGSATSPSDGYGGTVGWEVVIGLGTGCTLPPLMSMAMGALTEGRSGAGSALIQVLRQVGGTIGVAVLGTVLNGAYRDGVGVAGLPAPVADAARGSASAAVAVAGELHLPGLAESARTAFTGGMAVTLWVCAGLGVAGALLAALFLPGRAVAGAQPRESGHDVVAI
- a CDS encoding MFS transporter, coding for MALMFLARLPMTMNGVMMTLYIVTGLGRGYGAAGLVGAGVTLGMALGAPLLGRFLDRYGLRPVVAVCGIATTAFWVAAPHLPYAALAAVAVPAGALSVPAGSLARQVLAALVPVSERRAAYSLDTISIEVTFMIGPAAGIAAMTSLAPTFTLSALGVLFGGTAFLIWLVDPPIRDDREPIVDGVRPKLRTWLSWQLVATLMIAGGALFVLVGTELATLAALRANGDIGVTGLVIAVMCAASILGGVVHGAVKRSLPQGVLMLLMALLVVPVGLADQPWWLLMLVLIPTNLLCAPTLAATTETVSKIAPPRVRGEAMGLQDASTRLGLALGSPFVGFAIDHSSPAWGFAAAGLGGLVIAAAGLFHRHSRTHEPAADPVPAMAES
- a CDS encoding RtcB family protein, which codes for MYTAVDGARVPIRMWADPASVEEQAMRQLHNVANLPWVHGVAVMPDVHYGKEATVGSVIAMRDAVSPAAVGVDIGCGMSAVRTSLTAADLPDDLGKLRRRIESAVPVGFGLHQTPVNPAKVHGVGGWDSFWTGFGELHEGVQELHDRAARQIGSLGGGNHFIEVCLDDDGRVWLMLHSGSRNIGKELAERHMAVARKLPHNADLPDRDLAVFVAGTPEMRAYRRDLFWAQDYAARNRATMVALVKQALKDVVPQTTFDDAISCHHNYVSEETYDGVELLVTHKGAIRAGSGDLGIIPGSMGTGSYIVRGLGNDSSFQSASHGAGRRMSRTKAKKLFTADDLATQTAGVECRKDSGVVDEIPAAYKDIDSVIRAQTDLVEVVAHLKQVVCVKG